The following proteins come from a genomic window of Helicobacter canadensis MIT 98-5491:
- a CDS encoding thiamine phosphate synthase — protein MRKHIKAYLITDPNLYPNSPLKFYDFYKNILDSQAISFACYRDKESPNPKLFEVFLKLNQSYQIPSLLNSHFDMALQYGFDGLHCNSKQMHQISNAKQKLPLVFFSAHNEQEIKEADSYGANGITISPIFQTPNKGQPLGVDFLKRLDLNCYKAEIFALGGIISQKEILEISQIPFCSFASIRYFLNS, from the coding sequence GTGAGGAAGCACATTAAAGCTTACCTCATCACCGATCCTAATCTCTATCCAAATTCTCCCTTAAAATTTTATGATTTCTATAAAAATATCCTCGATTCTCAAGCTATTTCTTTTGCCTGTTATCGTGATAAAGAATCCCCAAACCCAAAACTCTTTGAAGTTTTTTTAAAACTCAATCAAAGCTATCAAATCCCAAGCCTTTTAAATTCTCACTTTGATATGGCATTGCAATATGGCTTTGATGGATTGCATTGCAATAGCAAACAGATGCATCAAATTAGTAATGCCAAACAAAAGCTTCCTTTAGTTTTTTTTAGTGCGCACAATGAGCAAGAGATAAAAGAGGCTGATTCTTATGGGGCAAATGGAATCACCATTAGCCCAATTTTCCAAACACCCAACAAAGGACAACCTCTAGGAGTTGATTTTTTAAAGAGACTTGATCTTAATTGTTACAAGGCAGAAATTTTTGCATTAGGAGGAATTATCAGTCAAAAAGAAATTTTGGAAATCTCCCAAATTCCTTTTTGTAGTTTTGCTTCTATTCGCTATTTTTTAAACAGCTAA
- a CDS encoding sulfate/molybdate ABC transporter ATP-binding protein: MIHLDFCKKLHSTQGELLLKVQCELKIQDLITLFGKSGAGKTTILRILCGLTTPDSGIIKVQDEIWFSSKDKINLPPQKRKVGFVFQDYALFPNMSVAENLLFALPKGGDKKRLDFLLEITELQNLKNLKPSMLSGGQQQRVALARALVRDPKILLLDEPFSALDSAMAQKLQEELLRIHRQLNLTTFLVSHNFGEVFFLSQYVVYLENGIISKQGSPSKVFLNQIPSGKFRQSGTILEIQPSGLVCIVSILTGNEITKIIISNQESKTFKVGDFVIISSKAWNPTLTKI, from the coding sequence ATGATCCACTTAGATTTTTGCAAAAAACTACACAGCACCCAAGGTGAGCTACTCTTAAAAGTGCAATGCGAATTAAAAATACAAGATTTAATCACACTTTTTGGAAAAAGCGGAGCAGGTAAAACCACTATATTGCGAATCTTATGCGGACTTACCACTCCAGATAGCGGAATAATTAAAGTGCAAGATGAAATTTGGTTTAGCTCCAAAGATAAAATCAATCTCCCTCCACAAAAGCGAAAAGTTGGCTTTGTTTTTCAAGATTATGCCCTCTTTCCCAATATGAGTGTAGCAGAAAATCTACTTTTTGCCTTACCCAAAGGGGGAGATAAAAAACGCCTTGATTTTTTACTAGAAATTACTGAATTACAAAACCTAAAAAATCTCAAACCTTCAATGTTAAGTGGTGGGCAACAACAAAGAGTTGCCCTTGCAAGAGCCTTGGTAAGAGATCCAAAAATACTCCTTTTAGATGAACCATTTTCTGCACTTGATTCAGCAATGGCTCAAAAGCTTCAAGAAGAGCTTTTAAGAATTCATCGACAATTAAATCTCACAACTTTTCTTGTTAGTCATAATTTTGGAGAAGTCTTTTTTCTTTCTCAATATGTTGTGTATTTGGAAAATGGAATCATTAGCAAACAAGGCAGCCCTAGCAAAGTATTTTTAAATCAAATTCCAAGCGGGAAATTTCGCCAAAGCGGAACTATTTTAGAGATTCAACCAAGCGGACTTGTATGTATTGTAAGCATTTTAACAGGAAATGAAATCACGAAAATTATCATCTCTAATCAAGAATCCAAAACTTTCAAAGTAGGAGATTTTGTCATCATAAGCTCCAAAGCTTGGAATCCAACCCTTACTAAAATATAA
- a CDS encoding TOBE domain-containing protein, producing MEVEGRIWVKENGKNFIGHGKVELLERIHKSGSISKAAKEMRMSYKAAWDCIDAMNKLSHEPIVISALGGKNGGGTSVTQKGLEIIKAFRQMENIYEELLKMFEQDLQAWNNLKIKEAFSLQKQLQTTRRPMIKTSARNQFFGKISHIKLGSINAEVTLQAGKLSIISTITLESLKEMNLKVGDSCYALIKANWIVVFNEQPKGSMRNCIDGEITNLTKGEVNTQIQIKHGDTYLSAIITKESCDELELTLGKKVWFGFKANHVILGI from the coding sequence ATGGAAGTTGAAGGTAGAATCTGGGTTAAAGAAAATGGGAAAAATTTCATAGGGCACGGAAAAGTAGAACTTTTAGAAAGAATCCATAAAAGTGGTTCAATCTCAAAGGCGGCTAAAGAAATGAGAATGAGCTATAAAGCCGCTTGGGATTGTATCGATGCAATGAATAAACTCTCCCATGAACCCATTGTAATTTCGGCACTTGGTGGAAAAAATGGGGGCGGCACGAGCGTTACCCAAAAGGGCTTAGAAATAATTAAAGCCTTTAGGCAAATGGAAAATATTTATGAAGAACTTCTCAAAATGTTTGAACAAGACTTACAAGCTTGGAATAACCTAAAAATCAAAGAGGCTTTTAGCTTACAAAAACAACTGCAAACCACAAGGAGACCTATGATTAAAACAAGTGCAAGGAATCAATTTTTTGGAAAAATCAGTCATATAAAGCTAGGTAGCATTAATGCAGAAGTAACACTTCAAGCAGGGAAATTAAGCATTATTAGCACAATTACTTTAGAATCTTTAAAGGAGATGAATTTAAAGGTAGGTGATTCTTGCTATGCACTTATCAAAGCTAATTGGATTGTGGTTTTTAATGAGCAACCCAAAGGCTCTATGAGAAACTGCATTGATGGGGAAATCACAAATCTAACCAAAGGAGAAGTCAATACGCAAATACAAATCAAACACGGCGACACTTATTTAAGTGCAATCATCACAAAAGAATCTTGCGATGAGTTAGAGCTAACTTTAGGCAAAAAGGTATGGTTTGGTTTCAAGGCAAATCATGTTATTTTAGGAATTTAA
- the modB gene encoding molybdate ABC transporter permease subunit produces the protein MDFTQTMLLTFKVSLITTFLLLLISIPIAYFLAFSKSKITPFLETIVSMPLVLPPSVLGFYLLVLFSPQNVFGKFLLDTFNLKLVFSFEGLIVASILFTLPFMVNPIQTGFSSIPKSLYEAALSLGKNRLEILYRVLLPNMKNSILIGIVVSFAHTIGEFGVVMMIGGNIAGETRLASIAIYDEVEALNYALAHRYALSLFIITFCILLLTFYLNKKHTR, from the coding sequence ATGGATTTTACACAAACAATGCTTCTAACCTTTAAGGTTTCGTTAATCACAACCTTTTTGCTTTTATTAATCTCAATTCCCATTGCCTATTTTCTCGCCTTCAGTAAAAGTAAAATCACGCCTTTTTTAGAAACCATTGTTTCTATGCCTTTGGTGCTTCCACCTAGTGTGCTTGGCTTTTATTTGCTTGTTCTTTTTAGTCCGCAAAATGTTTTTGGGAAATTCTTATTAGACACTTTCAATCTCAAACTTGTTTTTAGTTTTGAAGGCTTAATTGTTGCTTCAATTCTCTTCACTTTGCCTTTTATGGTAAATCCAATCCAAACAGGTTTCTCTAGCATTCCAAAATCACTCTATGAAGCCGCACTAAGTCTTGGCAAGAATCGTCTTGAAATCCTATATCGAGTTTTACTGCCAAATATGAAAAATTCCATTTTAATTGGAATTGTAGTCTCCTTTGCACACACCATTGGGGAATTTGGTGTTGTGATGATGATAGGAGGAAATATCGCAGGAGAAACACGCCTAGCAAGTATCGCCATTTACGATGAAGTTGAAGCACTCAACTATGCTTTAGCTCATCGATACGCACTAAGCCTTTTTATTATTACCTTTTGCATTTTACTTTTAACATTCTATCTTAATAAAAAGCACACACGATGA
- the modA gene encoding molybdate ABC transporter substrate-binding protein, with product MLKGFKKIAFIGALLLLGTHFANAEQIRVLGAASLKYVLEDIKNDFLKNRPNDQIEISYTSSGKAYAQIKNGAPIHLFVAADVSYPAKLYAEKLAPQKEEIYAKGKLVLWSNHPNFKIAEFTDILNPKITHIAIPNPKVAPYGRASMEALEATGLLSKIQDKLVMGESIGVATTYVESQNAEVGFTALSMLGENGINTPTMSFITIDEKLYKPINQALIIPNYGKGSKLAQAFKEYILSQPAKDKFIQFGYAVE from the coding sequence ATGCTAAAAGGTTTTAAAAAAATAGCATTTATAGGGGCTTTATTGTTGCTTGGCACACATTTTGCCAATGCAGAACAAATTAGAGTTTTAGGGGCTGCTTCACTCAAATATGTATTAGAGGATATTAAGAATGATTTTTTAAAAAATCGTCCAAATGACCAAATAGAAATTTCCTACACTTCTAGCGGAAAGGCTTATGCACAAATCAAAAATGGAGCACCTATTCATCTCTTTGTGGCAGCTGATGTGAGCTATCCTGCTAAACTCTATGCTGAGAAACTTGCTCCACAAAAAGAAGAAATTTATGCCAAAGGCAAACTAGTTTTATGGAGCAATCATCCAAATTTCAAAATTGCAGAATTCACAGATATTCTCAATCCAAAAATTACACACATTGCTATCCCCAATCCAAAAGTAGCCCCTTATGGCAGGGCAAGTATGGAAGCACTAGAAGCTACAGGGTTATTGTCAAAAATACAAGATAAGCTTGTAATGGGAGAAAGCATTGGAGTTGCTACAACCTATGTAGAATCTCAAAATGCTGAAGTAGGATTCACTGCCTTATCTATGCTTGGAGAAAATGGAATCAATACCCCAACAATGAGCTTTATTACAATTGATGAAAAACTTTATAAACCCATTAACCAAGCCCTTATCATCCCAAATTACGGAAAAGGTTCTAAACTTGCACAAGCTTTCAAAGAATATATCTTAAGCCAACCTGCCAAAGACAAATTTATACAATTTGGATATGCCGTTGAATAA
- a CDS encoding 3-isopropylmalate dehydratase small subunit: MQGKAWKFGDNIDTDLIIAARYLNTSDEKVLASHLMEDARADFVSLIGKGDIIVAGENFGCGSSREHAPVAIKAAGIAAVIAKSYARIFYRNAFNTGLPILEIKETDSICEGDVLEIDLQGGVIKNITQNTQYHFTPIPPFMLELLEAGGLIPYAKSQKGK, translated from the coding sequence ATGCAAGGCAAAGCTTGGAAGTTTGGAGATAATATTGATACAGATTTAATCATCGCAGCGCGTTATTTAAACACTAGTGATGAAAAAGTTTTAGCATCACATTTAATGGAGGATGCAAGGGCGGATTTTGTAAGCCTAATTGGTAAGGGAGATATTATTGTGGCTGGAGAGAATTTTGGCTGTGGTTCTAGTAGGGAGCATGCACCTGTAGCAATTAAAGCAGCAGGGATTGCCGCAGTGATTGCTAAGAGCTATGCGAGAATCTTTTATCGCAATGCCTTTAATACAGGGCTTCCGATTCTAGAGATTAAAGAAACTGATTCTATTTGTGAAGGGGATGTGTTAGAAATTGATTTGCAAGGGGGTGTGATTAAAAACATTACTCAAAATACACAATATCATTTCACTCCTATTCCGCCCTTTATGCTTGAGCTTTTAGAAGCTGGAGGATTAATTCCCTATGCAAAATCTCAAAAAGGAAAATAA
- the leuB gene encoding 3-isopropylmalate dehydrogenase, giving the protein MQNLKKENKLKNYKIAVIKGDGIGPEIINEALKVLKVVAEKFEFGLEFEDYLMGGIAYDLTKNPLPDETIEGCLKADATLFGAIGGEKWDNLPRELRPESGLLRLRKSLEVFANFRPAKVYDELIEASTLKPEVVRGVDILVVRELIGGIYFGTPKGRDKDRGFNTMVYSVDEVKRIAHIAFEAAQKRNKKVCSVDKANVLDVSQLWREVVSEVAKEYPSVELSHMYVDNAAMQLIRNPKQFDVILTGNLFGDILSDEASMLSGSIGLLPSASLGTKAAIYEPIHGSAPDIAGMGIANPIATIASASMLLRYSLGEIKAADAIDNAIHLALKEGYRTKDIAEFGAKEICTTEQMGSIIAGKI; this is encoded by the coding sequence ATGCAAAATCTCAAAAAGGAAAATAAATTGAAAAATTACAAAATTGCTGTTATTAAGGGAGATGGAATCGGTCCTGAAATTATTAATGAAGCCCTTAAGGTTTTAAAAGTTGTTGCAGAGAAATTTGAATTTGGCTTGGAGTTTGAAGATTATTTGATGGGTGGAATCGCTTATGATTTAACAAAGAATCCTTTGCCTGATGAGACTATTGAAGGGTGTCTTAAGGCAGATGCCACGCTTTTTGGGGCAATTGGTGGTGAAAAGTGGGATAATTTACCTAGAGAATTACGCCCAGAGAGTGGTTTATTGCGGTTACGCAAAAGCTTGGAAGTATTTGCAAACTTCCGTCCTGCAAAAGTTTATGATGAGCTAATTGAAGCAAGCACTCTGAAGCCTGAAGTGGTGCGTGGAGTGGATATTTTGGTAGTGCGAGAATTGATTGGCGGAATCTACTTTGGCACTCCAAAAGGACGCGATAAAGATCGTGGATTTAATACAATGGTCTATAGCGTTGATGAAGTCAAAAGAATCGCTCATATTGCCTTTGAAGCTGCCCAAAAGAGAAACAAAAAAGTCTGCTCTGTGGATAAGGCAAATGTGCTCGATGTTAGCCAATTATGGCGAGAAGTGGTGAGTGAAGTGGCAAAAGAATATCCTAGTGTGGAATTAAGCCATATGTATGTTGATAATGCAGCGATGCAGCTTATTCGCAATCCTAAGCAATTTGATGTGATTTTAACGGGGAATCTTTTTGGAGATATTTTGAGCGATGAAGCTAGTATGCTAAGCGGATCTATCGGGCTTTTGCCTTCTGCTTCTCTTGGCACAAAAGCGGCAATTTATGAACCAATTCACGGAAGTGCGCCAGATATTGCAGGAATGGGGATTGCAAATCCAATTGCAACAATAGCGAGTGCTAGCATGCTCTTGCGATATTCTTTGGGTGAGATTAAGGCTGCTGATGCTATTGACAATGCAATTCATTTGGCATTAAAAGAAGGGTATCGCACTAAAGATATTGCAGAATTTGGTGCAAAAGAAATTTGCACTACAGAACAAATGGGAAGTATTATTGCAGGAAAAATTTAG
- a CDS encoding F0F1 ATP synthase subunit A encodes MNSIFTFAGLINHNHDFIIAFHVVLVAIIAVILAKLATSRMQVVPGTIQNVFETFLGGVIFMAKDVIGEEKARQYLPLTATLALFVFLANAIGIIPGFEAPSSSLSFTLTLALVVFVYYNFEGIRTFGIAKYFAHFAGPVKALAPLMFPIEIISHCSRIVSLSFRLFGNIKGDDMFLLVMLMLAPWVAPLPAFLILTFMAFLQAFIFMILTYVFLAGAVLASEEAH; translated from the coding sequence ATGAATTCAATTTTCACATTTGCGGGGCTAATTAATCATAATCACGATTTTATCATTGCGTTTCATGTGGTGCTTGTAGCTATTATCGCGGTTATTTTAGCGAAACTTGCTACTTCAAGGATGCAAGTTGTTCCAGGGACTATCCAAAATGTTTTTGAAACCTTTTTGGGTGGTGTTATCTTTATGGCAAAAGATGTCATTGGTGAAGAAAAAGCACGACAATACTTACCTTTAACTGCTACCCTAGCTTTATTTGTATTTCTAGCCAATGCAATTGGTATTATTCCAGGTTTTGAAGCACCTTCATCAAGCCTTAGCTTCACTCTTACACTTGCATTAGTTGTCTTTGTTTATTACAATTTTGAAGGGATTCGCACTTTTGGAATTGCCAAATACTTTGCACATTTTGCAGGACCAGTAAAAGCCCTTGCACCCCTAATGTTTCCTATTGAAATAATCTCCCATTGCTCAAGAATTGTTTCTCTTTCTTTCCGTCTTTTTGGAAATATCAAAGGAGATGATATGTTCTTACTTGTTATGCTTATGTTGGCTCCTTGGGTTGCACCATTACCTGCTTTCTTGATTTTGACTTTTATGGCATTTTTACAAGCTTTTATTTTTATGATTCTAACCTATGTCTTTTTAGCCGGTGCAGTTTTAGCAAGTGAGGAAGCACATTAA